The proteins below are encoded in one region of Nitrosomonas ureae:
- a CDS encoding class I SAM-dependent methyltransferase, which produces MDIEELCQQVMTSKEVVVPENAALIGGSKDNFLSVGCAVFRELAHSTQLSPDSRVLDIGSGLGRVAYPLAHFLKNGHYVGLEIVKDSVDFCQKNIVPLTAPKAHFEFIHTDIHNTFYNSSAKSELINYEFPDLGEFDVVFMSSVCTHLNNEDLLHYFKLVQQWTRSGGDFLATWFLVDNLAREQLLNPIKSHALPFDLSGKGPDYFLKSQDKSTAAVAYDVDYILDLYKSHSFTTISNMYLGPWSGVERHIGAFQDLIVARKD; this is translated from the coding sequence CAGAAAATGCTGCTCTCATTGGTGGATCAAAGGATAATTTCTTATCAGTTGGATGCGCTGTTTTTCGAGAACTAGCTCACTCGACCCAATTGAGTCCAGACTCTAGAGTGCTAGATATTGGATCTGGTCTTGGACGCGTTGCGTATCCGCTTGCTCATTTTTTAAAGAATGGACACTACGTGGGATTGGAAATAGTTAAAGATTCCGTTGATTTTTGCCAGAAAAACATTGTACCGCTTACTGCTCCTAAGGCACACTTCGAATTTATTCATACTGATATTCATAATACGTTCTATAATTCCTCTGCTAAAAGTGAATTAATAAACTATGAATTTCCTGATCTGGGTGAATTTGATGTTGTCTTTATGTCTTCTGTTTGCACTCACTTGAACAATGAAGATTTACTGCATTATTTTAAACTTGTACAGCAATGGACACGGTCTGGAGGTGATTTTTTAGCTACTTGGTTCTTAGTTGACAACTTAGCCAGAGAACAATTGCTCAATCCAATAAAATCACACGCCCTTCCTTTTGATCTTTCTGGAAAAGGTCCAGATTATTTTCTAAAGAGTCAAGACAAATCTACTGCTGCAGTTGCTTACGATGTTGATTATATACTTGATCTTTACAAATCCCATTCTTTTACGACAATCAGCAATATGTATTTAGGACCTTGGAGCGGTGTTGAACGGCATATCGGTGCATTTCAGGATTTGATTGTAGCTAGGAAAGATTGA
- a CDS encoding polysaccharide deacetylase family protein, with amino-acid sequence MNILTYDIEDWFHMLDIECTATEAHWRNFKPRIHANVDRLLELTLLHGHRATFFCLGWVGKHYPEIIRRIDELGFEVASHSHMHQLVYQQTRHQFREDLRRSICTLEDITGKKVKTYRAPGFSFIRGNTWIVEALLENGIERDSSIFPIERGHGGYKSFGRARPSLLGCASGQIKEFPIGVGNVLGKKLVFSGGGYFRLMPFWVIQKLTNQTDYVMTYFHPRDFDVDQPVLNIPFYRRFKSYIGLKGAYKKLDLWLAGNRFIDIEAADKLVNWTKAPVVMMQSCSGRFE; translated from the coding sequence ATGAATATTCTGACTTACGATATCGAGGATTGGTTTCATATGCTGGACATTGAGTGTACCGCTACGGAAGCTCATTGGCGCAATTTTAAGCCACGAATTCATGCCAATGTCGATCGTTTGCTGGAATTAACCTTGCTGCACGGACACCGCGCAACTTTCTTTTGTTTGGGTTGGGTGGGTAAACATTATCCGGAAATTATTCGCCGAATTGATGAGCTTGGTTTTGAAGTTGCTTCCCACTCGCATATGCACCAACTGGTCTACCAGCAAACCCGACATCAATTCCGAGAAGATTTAAGACGTTCAATTTGTACTCTGGAAGATATTACTGGTAAAAAAGTTAAAACCTATCGAGCGCCAGGGTTCTCCTTTATTCGAGGAAATACCTGGATAGTCGAAGCTCTGCTTGAGAATGGAATCGAAAGAGATAGTTCCATTTTTCCCATTGAACGGGGACATGGCGGCTATAAAAGCTTTGGCCGAGCACGGCCTTCCTTGTTAGGTTGTGCAAGCGGACAAATTAAAGAATTTCCAATTGGTGTCGGGAATGTTTTGGGTAAAAAATTAGTATTTTCCGGAGGAGGATATTTCAGACTAATGCCGTTCTGGGTGATTCAGAAATTGACCAATCAGACTGATTACGTGATGACATACTTTCATCCACGTGATTTTGATGTTGATCAACCCGTTTTAAATATTCCGTTCTATCGAAGATTTAAATCCTATATAGGCTTGAAAGGCGCATATAAGAAACTGGATCTATGGTTGGCCGGGAACAGGTTTATTGACATCGAAGCAGCCGATAAACTGGTGAATTGGACAAAAGCGCCTGTTGTTATGATGCAATCCTGTAGTGGGCGTTTCGAATAG
- a CDS encoding DUF4214 domain-containing protein, whose product MLAGLNTNPSIIRLDAIRNFTGSDENDLGYLPLGLSINADGGAGHDVLQLPGTRENVHVEFSGDWLELTQLSDGAMLNLKNAEMIAFDNGESVVIAHNATEGILGRLFHSFFDRDATMAEWQLGREALQDQIDPDTILDWFQQRADLDALTDADYVQTVYSRTLDRSATDDELSVQMSRLANGQIERKWLAVEIAQGSEAATHLIGSVMLQEGWI is encoded by the coding sequence TTGCTCGCAGGCCTGAACACCAATCCGTCGATTATCCGCCTGGACGCAATCCGAAACTTTACGGGCAGCGATGAAAACGATCTCGGTTATCTGCCGCTGGGATTATCCATAAATGCCGATGGTGGTGCAGGCCATGATGTTCTGCAGTTGCCGGGCACGCGTGAGAATGTGCATGTGGAATTTTCAGGTGACTGGCTGGAATTAACGCAATTAAGTGATGGCGCCATGTTGAATCTGAAGAATGCTGAAATGATTGCCTTTGATAATGGAGAATCGGTTGTCATTGCACACAATGCAACCGAAGGGATTTTAGGCCGCCTATTCCATAGCTTCTTCGATCGGGATGCCACTATGGCTGAATGGCAATTGGGGCGGGAAGCCCTGCAAGATCAGATCGATCCTGACACAATTCTGGATTGGTTCCAGCAGCGCGCCGATCTGGATGCGTTAACCGACGCAGACTACGTACAAACAGTCTATTCCCGGACACTGGATCGCTCCGCCACAGACGATGAGCTCAGCGTGCAAATGTCGCGGTTGGCTAACGGCCAAATTGAGCGAAAATGGCTGGCTGTCGAAATTGCACAGGGCAGCGAGGCAGCAACCCATTTGATTGGCAGCGTGATGCTGCAGGAAGGATGGATATGA
- a CDS encoding glycosyltransferase family 4 protein — MAEMSLEFTGLILSLAIFLSMLLMPITSRLAQKIGAIDIPKLRSIHTTPKPRMGGIAISISFVIICLIFLPVNAFFIAFLTGLIAIVITGAIDDIMEISPGWKFLGQFLSATLFVYLSGMQVEYIGDILSIGDIELGKTSVIFTVFLLVGIINALNFADGLDSLAGGISVIALVFLGYFAWSVDREWLMIIAISLIGAIIGFLRHNSYPTRVFMGDSGSMMLGYVLGVMLVSLSHTAPQLPLSALAMVIALPLFDTLSVMTWRISSKNSPFLSDRTHLHHRLIDIGLSHPTVVSVIYLAMFAFGLLAIMLQSKPDWVIFLSLISAGLLVFSWFLFVRRTGIRSKKWTIHYFDKFRQSDIYKLIAHWLDRWHSIGISILVALLLPALLAPLLGLSGSKVLMLFGLAVLLVFFSFRKRRAADLSILHGTLYLNIFALILVYNLSVLVHFSWLHEYLRALSAIAWLWVVLNLAFTECKEIILLSDFELLVLLIIGFVAFIFMRDLQVSPLVLQAVQHTFLLSIPFMMVMKINIRNHGQDHLYIFLPVIALVIMATRISLA; from the coding sequence ATGGCTGAAATGTCATTAGAATTCACTGGGTTAATTTTATCTTTGGCAATTTTCTTGTCCATGCTGCTTATGCCGATTACTTCCCGCCTGGCTCAGAAGATCGGAGCGATAGATATTCCAAAACTCCGGAGTATTCATACAACGCCAAAGCCGCGCATGGGTGGCATAGCGATTTCAATTAGTTTTGTGATAATTTGCTTGATTTTTCTTCCAGTGAACGCTTTTTTTATTGCCTTTTTGACAGGATTGATCGCAATCGTCATAACCGGTGCCATTGACGACATAATGGAAATTTCACCAGGCTGGAAGTTCCTGGGGCAATTTTTATCCGCAACATTATTTGTTTATCTGAGCGGTATGCAAGTTGAGTATATTGGAGATATTCTAAGCATTGGTGACATCGAGTTGGGTAAAACATCAGTGATTTTCACGGTATTTCTCTTGGTGGGCATCATAAATGCACTTAACTTTGCAGATGGCCTGGATAGTCTGGCGGGTGGAATCTCAGTAATTGCATTGGTATTCTTAGGTTATTTTGCTTGGAGCGTTGATCGCGAGTGGTTAATGATAATTGCTATTTCTCTAATTGGTGCAATTATTGGTTTCTTGCGTCACAACAGCTATCCCACGAGAGTTTTTATGGGCGATAGCGGGAGTATGATGCTGGGTTATGTGTTAGGGGTGATGCTTGTCAGTTTGAGTCATACTGCTCCGCAATTGCCGTTATCCGCGCTTGCTATGGTAATTGCGCTGCCATTGTTTGATACATTATCAGTAATGACATGGCGCATTTCTTCTAAGAACAGTCCATTTCTTTCTGATCGAACGCATTTGCACCATCGTTTGATTGATATTGGTTTGTCTCATCCGACAGTAGTATCTGTGATCTATCTTGCGATGTTTGCTTTCGGTTTATTGGCGATCATGCTGCAATCCAAACCGGATTGGGTCATTTTTTTGAGTTTGATCAGCGCAGGATTATTGGTGTTTTCATGGTTCTTGTTCGTGCGAAGAACCGGTATTCGCAGCAAAAAATGGACGATTCATTACTTTGATAAATTCAGGCAATCTGATATTTATAAATTGATAGCTCACTGGCTTGATAGGTGGCATTCGATTGGTATCTCAATACTAGTAGCATTGCTGCTTCCTGCGCTGCTTGCGCCATTGCTTGGTTTAAGTGGTAGTAAGGTTCTGATGTTATTTGGCCTTGCGGTATTGTTGGTATTTTTTTCCTTTCGTAAGCGTCGTGCGGCGGATTTAAGTATTCTGCATGGCACTTTGTATTTAAATATTTTTGCGCTGATACTGGTCTACAATCTCTCAGTGCTGGTTCATTTTTCCTGGCTTCATGAATATCTAAGGGCACTATCAGCGATAGCATGGTTGTGGGTGGTGTTGAATTTGGCGTTCACCGAATGTAAAGAAATTATCCTTTTGTCAGACTTTGAGCTGTTGGTTCTTCTCATTATCGGGTTTGTGGCTTTTATATTTATGAGGGATTTGCAAGTGTCTCCTCTGGTTTTGCAAGCTGTGCAGCACACTTTCTTGTTATCTATTCCATTTATGATGGTTATGAAAATCAATATTCGTAATCATGGCCAGGATCATTTATATATTTTCTTGCCCGTTATTGCGCTTGTCATCATGGCGACCAGAATCTCATTGGCGTAG
- a CDS encoding beta strand repeat-containing protein, translating into MQLDSRKHVSGKSGAIHIDISAAVVPPTITSATYDASTNSLIVTGTNMVATGDALNDIDVSKLTLTGQGGATYALTSSNVEISSATQFTVALNTTDQINVEGLLNKNGTSSVGATTYNIAAAADWNPAQTGNADTTGNAITVSNVQTPTITSSAYDASTGTLVVTGSNFVQANGATNDITANKLTFTGEGGSTYTLTDSSNVEITSGTVFTVTLSATDKAAINQIINKNGTSSTGATTYNLAAADDWNTVIGNTDISDATGNGITVSNVAAPTITSATFDASTGALVVTGSGFLKVNGATNDIDVSKLTFTGEGGNTYTLTDSSDVEITSGTAFTVTLSGTDKAAINLIVNKNGTASTIGTTYNLAAAEDWAVGADAAVVVADLTGNGMTVSNVAVPTITSATYSANTGALVVTGTNFLNSSSVTLDIVANKFTFTGEGGSTYTLTDFSNVEITSGTAFTITLSATDQAAINQIINKNGTSSTGGTTYNLAAAEDWAAGADAAVTVADTTGNGITVSNVAVPVMTSATYDYSSNVLTVTGTGFLQNSGAVNDIDLSKLTITGESGATYTLTTATDVDITPGGTEFWTTLTGADLINVESLLNKDGTSSISNTTYNLAGAEDWAAGADAAVAVADLTGNGITVSNYAAPAITSATFDASTNVLTVTGTNFVTNSGANNDIAVSLLTLTGEGGNYTLTSSDVEVTSATAFSVTLNATDQLAVHGLLNKNGTASSGATTYNIAAAEDWMAGTAASVTVADLTGNGVTVSNVQTPTITSATYDSDSGILVVTGTHLFNKTGASNDVVISTLTLTGGIADATYTITSSSDVEITSATSFSVTLSGTDKTNVDALLDQTGTTSSGGSTYNLSAADNWLAGADSATDISDTTNAITVSINPRITSATYDASSGALDVTATNLQANGGGADIDASLFTFTGEDGTTYTLTDSADVEITSASAFTIALSATDKAAINQIVNKNGTASTGGTTYNLAAADDWNTQVTSGNTSDTTSNGITASNVTAPAITSAAYDASTGALGVTGNGFLKAGGATNDIDASKFTFTGEGGETYTLIDSADVEIASGTAFTITLSATDKAAINQIVNKNGTASTGATTYNLAAAEDWATGADAAVNVADTTGNGVTVSNVVAPVITSATYNTGTGILVVTGSGFLKTNGAGNDIDASKFTFTGELSGTRTLIDSASVEITSGTTFTITLGAADKAAVNLLLNKTGTVSNDATTYNLAAAEDWAAGADAAVNVADLAGNGITVTVATSSSGGGGNGGSTTTTVDGVEIATTTQSDGTVITTLLPITGTREDDPSSLLNDHADIPLITGTSGNTLLTISLPTGVGVNAQGLPQEMNLTDARSDLIQRIAQQAGIDSADERVVNPVENFLSTLNSETTLSIRAVTPTINSNQAPELPIIITGTENTGNPRQALIIDASNLPPGSILQLMNVAFAFIIGAASIAGGAGENYVVGDDNNQYIVLGADNDVLFGGGGDDTIGSLGGDDQTSGDAGNDIVFGGSGNDRLSGGSGNDRLNGGLGFDTAVLEGELSDYRIEISNDNVTLTQLSNEETDTLTDIELLQFATGSSTVIAYSENEAVAHHLAKTWLKRDLTAVEGNAVQN; encoded by the coding sequence ATGCAGCTTGATTCAAGAAAACATGTCTCCGGAAAATCCGGGGCGATTCATATTGACATTTCAGCAGCGGTTGTCCCTCCCACGATCACCTCAGCCACTTACGACGCCAGCACCAATTCGTTGATCGTCACGGGTACCAACATGGTTGCTACCGGCGATGCACTGAATGATATCGATGTTTCAAAACTCACCCTGACCGGACAAGGCGGCGCAACGTATGCCCTGACTTCCTCAAACGTTGAAATATCTTCAGCCACTCAGTTCACCGTTGCTTTAAATACCACCGATCAGATCAATGTGGAAGGATTGCTGAATAAAAACGGCACTTCTTCGGTAGGCGCAACCACCTATAATATCGCAGCAGCGGCTGACTGGAATCCTGCTCAAACCGGTAACGCAGATACTACAGGTAACGCAATCACTGTCAGCAATGTGCAAACACCAACGATTACCTCCTCCGCCTACGATGCCAGCACCGGAACTCTGGTCGTTACCGGATCAAATTTCGTTCAAGCGAACGGCGCAACCAATGACATCACAGCCAACAAGCTTACATTTACCGGCGAAGGCGGCAGCACCTACACACTAACGGATAGCAGCAATGTTGAAATCACCTCGGGTACGGTTTTTACGGTTACCCTCAGTGCCACCGACAAAGCCGCCATTAATCAGATTATTAACAAAAATGGCACCAGCTCCACTGGCGCCACAACATATAACTTAGCCGCTGCCGATGACTGGAACACCGTAATCGGCAATACCGATATTTCAGATGCGACCGGCAACGGCATTACCGTCTCCAACGTAGCCGCACCCACGATCACATCTGCCACTTTTGACGCCAGCACCGGGGCGCTGGTGGTCACCGGCAGTGGCTTTTTAAAAGTAAACGGTGCCACGAATGACATCGATGTCTCCAAACTGACTTTTACGGGTGAAGGCGGCAACACTTACACATTGACCGATTCCTCTGATGTCGAGATCACCTCCGGCACGGCATTCACCGTCACCCTGAGCGGTACCGACAAAGCCGCGATCAATCTGATCGTCAACAAAAACGGTACCGCTTCAACTATTGGCACGACCTACAATCTGGCTGCTGCGGAAGACTGGGCAGTGGGTGCCGATGCTGCGGTTGTCGTTGCTGATCTCACCGGCAATGGCATGACCGTTTCCAATGTTGCTGTCCCCACTATCACCTCGGCAACCTATAGCGCCAATACGGGTGCATTGGTAGTTACCGGAACCAATTTCCTGAACTCCAGCAGTGTAACCCTCGACATTGTTGCCAACAAATTTACGTTTACCGGCGAAGGCGGCTCCACATATACGCTGACCGATTTCAGCAATGTCGAAATCACATCCGGTACGGCATTCACCATTACGTTGAGCGCTACCGACCAAGCTGCGATCAATCAGATTATCAATAAAAATGGCACGTCCTCGACTGGCGGCACGACCTACAATCTGGCCGCTGCGGAAGATTGGGCCGCCGGTGCCGATGCCGCGGTTACCGTAGCCGATACGACAGGCAATGGCATCACCGTATCCAATGTAGCCGTGCCCGTCATGACGTCGGCAACCTATGATTACAGCAGCAATGTACTGACTGTCACCGGAACCGGCTTTTTGCAAAATAGCGGCGCTGTTAATGACATTGACCTGTCCAAGCTGACCATCACCGGTGAAAGCGGCGCGACTTATACGCTGACCACCGCCACGGATGTGGACATCACACCAGGAGGTACTGAATTCTGGACAACATTGACTGGCGCGGATCTGATCAATGTTGAGTCGCTGCTGAATAAGGACGGCACATCATCGATCAGCAACACGACCTACAATCTCGCTGGCGCTGAGGATTGGGCCGCCGGCGCCGATGCCGCAGTAGCGGTAGCCGATCTCACCGGTAATGGCATCACGGTCAGCAACTATGCCGCACCTGCGATTACCTCCGCCACTTTTGACGCCAGCACTAATGTTCTGACGGTAACCGGAACCAATTTTGTTACCAACAGTGGCGCAAACAACGACATTGCAGTTTCCTTGCTGACATTAACCGGCGAAGGCGGCAATTACACATTAACTTCTTCGGATGTTGAGGTCACTTCGGCAACCGCCTTCAGCGTCACGCTGAACGCAACCGACCAATTGGCCGTGCACGGCTTGCTGAACAAGAACGGCACCGCTTCTTCCGGCGCAACCACTTATAATATCGCGGCGGCTGAAGACTGGATGGCCGGAACCGCCGCTTCCGTCACCGTCGCTGATCTCACAGGCAATGGCGTCACGGTCAGCAATGTCCAGACACCTACGATTACTTCGGCAACCTACGACTCGGATTCGGGTATCCTGGTCGTTACCGGCACCCATCTATTTAACAAGACCGGCGCCAGTAATGATGTGGTCATTTCCACATTAACCTTGACCGGCGGCATTGCCGATGCCACGTATACCATCACCAGTTCTTCGGATGTGGAAATCACTTCGGCCACTTCTTTCAGCGTTACCCTATCCGGCACGGATAAAACCAACGTGGATGCATTGCTGGACCAAACTGGCACGACGTCATCGGGTGGCTCTACCTATAACCTGTCCGCTGCAGACAACTGGCTGGCTGGTGCTGATTCTGCGACTGATATTAGCGACACGACCAATGCAATAACCGTTTCAATCAATCCAAGAATCACCTCAGCGACTTATGATGCATCTTCCGGTGCCTTAGACGTCACCGCCACTAATCTGCAAGCCAACGGCGGCGGTGCCGACATCGATGCATCGCTCTTTACGTTCACCGGCGAAGACGGAACCACTTATACGTTGACCGATTCCGCCGATGTCGAAATCACTTCCGCCAGCGCATTCACCATCGCGTTAAGCGCTACCGACAAGGCCGCCATCAATCAGATCGTCAATAAAAACGGTACCGCTTCCACCGGCGGAACTACTTACAATCTGGCTGCCGCGGATGACTGGAACACTCAGGTCACCAGCGGCAATACCTCAGATACGACCAGCAACGGCATCACCGCCTCCAATGTAACCGCACCGGCCATCACGTCCGCCGCCTACGACGCCAGTACCGGCGCACTGGGAGTCACCGGCAACGGTTTCCTGAAAGCTGGCGGCGCAACTAATGATATTGATGCATCCAAATTCACCTTCACCGGCGAAGGCGGTGAAACCTATACACTGATTGATTCCGCCGATGTCGAGATCGCCTCCGGCACCGCGTTTACAATCACATTAAGCGCCACCGACAAAGCCGCTATCAACCAGATCGTCAATAAAAATGGTACCGCTTCCACCGGTGCCACCACGTACAACCTGGCTGCAGCGGAAGATTGGGCGACCGGTGCCGATGCAGCCGTCAACGTGGCCGACACTACCGGCAACGGCGTGACCGTTTCCAATGTCGTCGCGCCTGTGATCACTTCGGCGACGTACAACACGGGGACCGGCATATTGGTAGTGACCGGCAGCGGCTTCCTGAAAACCAATGGTGCAGGCAACGATATTGATGCTTCTAAATTCACATTCACCGGTGAACTTAGCGGAACTCGCACCTTGATCGATTCCGCCAGTGTTGAGATCACCTCCGGCACCACGTTCACGATCACTTTGGGTGCAGCCGATAAAGCCGCTGTCAATCTTCTTTTGAATAAAACCGGCACGGTATCCAATGATGCGACCACTTACAATCTGGCCGCTGCGGAGGATTGGGCGGCAGGCGCCGATGCCGCCGTCAATGTGGCAGATCTCGCAGGTAATGGCATTACCGTAACCGTTGCGACTTCATCTTCCGGCGGTGGCGGCAATGGCGGCTCAACGACCACGACGGTCGATGGCGTTGAAATTGCCACGACAACGCAGTCGGACGGCACCGTAATAACCACCCTATTGCCCATCACGGGAACACGGGAAGACGATCCGTCTTCACTGCTGAATGATCACGCGGATATTCCGCTGATTACCGGAACATCGGGCAACACCTTGCTGACTATCAGCTTACCCACCGGCGTGGGCGTTAATGCCCAGGGTTTGCCTCAGGAAATGAATCTGACGGATGCCAGAAGTGATCTGATCCAACGTATCGCACAACAAGCCGGAATCGATAGTGCGGATGAAAGAGTTGTTAATCCGGTTGAAAATTTCTTGTCCACGCTCAATTCTGAAACCACACTAAGCATTCGCGCCGTAACCCCCACAATTAACAGCAATCAGGCCCCGGAACTCCCGATTATCATTACGGGTACGGAAAATACCGGCAATCCCCGGCAGGCACTGATAATCGACGCCAGTAATCTGCCTCCCGGCAGCATTCTTCAATTAATGAATGTCGCGTTTGCATTTATTATCGGAGCAGCCAGCATAGCAGGAGGCGCCGGTGAAAACTATGTCGTAGGTGACGATAACAATCAGTACATCGTGTTGGGTGCTGATAATGATGTTTTGTTTGGCGGCGGCGGCGATGATACGATCGGTAGCCTTGGCGGCGACGATCAGACTTCGGGCGATGCCGGCAATGATATCGTTTTCGGTGGCAGCGGCAACGATCGATTAAGCGGTGGAAGCGGAAATGACCGACTCAACGGCGGATTGGGTTTCGATACTGCGGTACTGGAAGGGGAATTATCAGATTACCGGATTGAAATCAGCAATGACAACGTCACGCTGACACAACTCAGTAATGAAGAGACGGATACATTGACGGATATCGAATTGCTCCAATTTGCTACAGGCAGTAGCACAGTCATAGCTTACTCTGAGAATGAAGCGGTTGCGCATCATCTGGCAAAAACGTGGCTGAAGCGTGATTTAACAGCTGTTGAAGGCAACGCGGTACAGAACTAG
- a CDS encoding IS110 family transposase has protein sequence MSKITITGIDLAKNIFHLHAVDSTGRQVKAIKLSRLRLSEYLHRSEPVTVAMEACASAHHWGRLCQLLGHEVRLISPQFVKPFVKPFVKSNKNDRNDARAICEAAQRPDMHFVPVKTVEQQAVLSLHRVREMLIGQRTATINQLRGLLTEFGLTAPAGRRALHNTIPAMLEDLMKISPTFLVSCIRQQWEHIGELDQRIDNVTSQKDLCTTARILL, from the coding sequence ATGAGCAAGATCACCATCACTGGCATTGATCTGGCAAAGAACATATTCCATCTACATGCTGTCGATAGTACTGGCAGGCAGGTCAAGGCAATCAAGCTTTCACGTTTGAGACTGAGCGAATATCTGCATCGTAGCGAGCCAGTTACGGTTGCAATGGAGGCTTGTGCCAGCGCCCATCACTGGGGCAGGTTATGCCAGTTACTGGGCCATGAAGTCCGACTGATTTCGCCACAATTCGTCAAACCATTCGTCAAACCATTCGTCAAATCCAATAAGAACGACCGTAACGATGCACGTGCTATTTGCGAGGCGGCACAACGTCCTGACATGCATTTTGTTCCAGTAAAAACTGTCGAGCAACAGGCGGTTCTGAGTCTGCATAGGGTACGCGAGATGCTGATAGGCCAGCGAACAGCCACTATAAATCAGCTGCGCGGATTATTGACTGAATTCGGTTTAACAGCCCCAGCAGGGCGCAGAGCATTGCATAACACAATCCCCGCTATGCTTGAGGATCTTATGAAGATCTCGCCCACATTTCTCGTCAGCTGCATCAGGCAGCAATGGGAGCATATCGGAGAACTGGATCAGCGTATCGACAACGTAACCTCACAAAAAGACCTCTGCACAACCGCAAGAATTTTGCTGTAG
- a CDS encoding IS5 family transposase — protein sequence MQMSFGTLELAERLKRENVLVKIDALIEWEDLRPKLTGLYKRELSHGGGQEPFDGLLMFKAILLGQWHSLSDAALEQALCVRIDFLQFCGLSLSDAIPDETTLCRFRNRLITNDRLDDLLASINEQLQCHGLMIKGATGAVIDATLIESAARPKKTITLEVDAEEGKVVQFEDGSQPGINCIEEQSADPDATWLKKGRKSQFGYRSYLVVDAQDGYVRGVHTAPANQSEMMHFEAAIDGAHIEANRVYADKGSASNANRQFLRKQKIKSAIMHRAYKNKPLSSRQKLANQLISKKRYIVEQCFGTIKRLFRMGRASYFGTTKVNAQVILKSICMNLKKAANKIFVDQPLRGAIRPNIT from the coding sequence ATGCAGATGAGTTTTGGAACACTGGAATTAGCAGAGCGATTGAAGCGAGAAAATGTTCTGGTGAAGATTGATGCCCTAATTGAGTGGGAGGACTTACGTCCGAAACTTACGGGTTTATACAAGCGCGAGTTATCGCATGGTGGAGGCCAAGAGCCGTTTGATGGGTTGTTGATGTTCAAAGCGATCCTGCTAGGTCAGTGGCATAGTTTATCGGACGCTGCGTTGGAGCAAGCACTGTGTGTACGCATTGATTTTCTGCAATTTTGCGGACTGTCCTTGTCGGATGCGATACCGGACGAAACCACTTTGTGCCGGTTCCGTAACCGGCTAATAACCAACGACCGGCTAGATGATCTGCTGGCCTCTATTAATGAACAGCTTCAATGCCACGGATTGATGATCAAGGGTGCGACAGGAGCGGTCATTGATGCCACGCTGATTGAGTCAGCGGCACGCCCTAAAAAGACCATCACACTGGAAGTGGATGCCGAAGAAGGTAAGGTTGTTCAGTTTGAAGATGGCAGTCAACCTGGAATCAACTGTATCGAAGAACAAAGCGCGGATCCGGATGCGACCTGGCTAAAGAAAGGCAGGAAGTCGCAGTTTGGCTACCGCAGTTACCTGGTGGTGGACGCACAAGACGGCTATGTGCGCGGGGTTCACACCGCCCCTGCCAACCAGAGCGAAATGATGCATTTCGAAGCCGCTATCGATGGTGCGCATATCGAGGCGAATCGGGTGTATGCCGACAAGGGATCCGCCAGCAATGCCAATCGGCAATTTCTAAGAAAGCAAAAGATCAAGAGCGCAATCATGCATCGCGCGTACAAGAATAAACCCCTCTCGTCACGCCAGAAGCTGGCGAATCAATTGATCAGTAAAAAACGCTATATTGTCGAACAGTGTTTCGGCACAATCAAACGCTTATTCAGAATGGGACGCGCCAGCTACTTCGGTACGACGAAAGTCAACGCCCAAGTCATACTGAAAAGTATCTGCATGAATCTAAAGAAAGCAGCCAACAAAATCTTCGTAGACCAACCATTAAGGGGAGCGATCCGTCCAAATATTACATAA